The following proteins come from a genomic window of Terribacillus aidingensis:
- a CDS encoding undecaprenyldiphospho-muramoylpentapeptide beta-N-acetylglucosaminyltransferase: protein MKEKRILFTGGGTAGHVIVNVALIPVFRQEGWKIDYIGSKNGIERDLIEPMEGVTYHSISTGKLRRYMSKENFKDPFKVMKGTMQAYRIMGKVKPHVIFSKGGFVSVPVLFASWLRHIPAVIHESDITPGLANKLAMPFAKKIVTTFAETVSHVSAKKAEWVGAVVRDELIQGNRRVGLEQLGFSPDKAVLFIMGGSGGSQVINEAVRSSLDTLLKEFQIVHICGKNQMDDTIKRDGYVQFEYVNEGLNDLFAASDFVLSRAGSNAIFEFLALRKPMLLVPLSRKASRGDQLLNASSFKKQGYADVLEEEDLTSASLIQHLQDLKEHKNEILRNMSHYESQEAKQRVIEIIKEHSKKTN, encoded by the coding sequence ATGAAGGAAAAACGGATTCTATTTACGGGGGGCGGCACTGCCGGCCATGTAATCGTGAACGTGGCCTTGATTCCTGTATTCAGGCAAGAAGGGTGGAAGATCGATTACATTGGTTCAAAGAATGGAATAGAGCGTGACCTCATTGAACCGATGGAAGGTGTGACCTATCATAGTATCTCAACAGGAAAACTGAGAAGGTACATGTCTAAAGAGAATTTCAAAGATCCTTTTAAAGTGATGAAAGGAACAATGCAGGCGTATCGAATCATGGGGAAAGTGAAACCACATGTGATTTTCTCCAAAGGTGGATTCGTTTCCGTTCCTGTCTTGTTTGCATCTTGGCTGCGTCATATTCCGGCAGTCATTCATGAATCAGATATCACACCAGGTCTTGCGAATAAGCTGGCAATGCCATTCGCGAAGAAAATCGTAACGACATTTGCAGAAACAGTATCACATGTATCTGCCAAGAAAGCAGAATGGGTTGGAGCAGTTGTACGGGATGAGCTGATTCAGGGTAATCGCCGGGTTGGTTTAGAACAGCTTGGTTTTTCTCCTGATAAAGCAGTGCTGTTCATTATGGGAGGAAGCGGTGGTTCCCAAGTGATAAATGAAGCCGTTCGTTCCAGCTTGGATACGCTGCTAAAAGAATTCCAAATTGTACACATCTGCGGTAAGAATCAAATGGATGATACAATCAAGCGCGATGGATATGTACAATTTGAATATGTGAACGAAGGGCTGAATGATTTGTTCGCCGCTTCTGATTTTGTCTTGTCACGTGCTGGTTCAAATGCCATATTCGAATTCTTGGCACTGCGTAAGCCAATGCTTTTGGTACCTTTATCTCGTAAAGCGAGCCGAGGCGATCAGCTGCTTAATGCAAGCTCCTTTAAAAAACAAGGCTATGCAGATGTACTGGAAGAAGAAGATCTTACAAGTGCCTCTTTGATTCAGCATTTACAGGATCTCAAGGAACATAAAAATGAAATACTGCGAAATATGAGTCATTATGAAAGTCAAGAAGCGAAACAACGTGTAATTGAAATCATAAAAGAACATTCAAAAAAAACCAACTGA
- the yhbH gene encoding sporulation protein YhbH, protein MSDSNHFAVSEEDWSLHRKGYDDQKRHQEKVQEVLKNKLPDLITEENIIMSNGKDLIKIPIRSLDEYKIRYSQDKNKHAGQGKGDSKVGDVLGRAGGQQKAPGKGQGEAGDQPGQDYYEAEVSFEELEENFYSQLELPNLEQKDEQQMIVTDIAFHDIRKTGLVGNIDKKRTMLEAFKRNALSGTAAFAPIFPEDVRYKTWDAIEKPDSKAVVLAMLDTSGSMGNWEKYVARSFFFWMTRFLRTKYETVEIEFIAHHTEANVVDEESFFSKGESGGTICSSAYRKALQLIDEKYPPSAYNIYPFHFSDGDNLTSDNSRCVGLINQLIEKSSMFGYGEVNQYNRHSTLMQIFRKMDHPKFRYYVLRKKTDVFYAMQRFFSNEETEISV, encoded by the coding sequence ATGAGTGATTCCAATCATTTTGCAGTGTCAGAAGAAGACTGGTCCCTCCATCGAAAAGGATATGATGATCAAAAGCGGCATCAGGAGAAGGTCCAGGAAGTATTGAAGAACAAGCTGCCCGATTTGATCACAGAAGAAAATATTATCATGTCTAATGGGAAAGATCTGATCAAGATACCGATTAGATCATTGGATGAATACAAGATCCGCTATAGCCAAGACAAGAATAAACATGCCGGCCAAGGAAAAGGCGACAGTAAAGTAGGAGATGTACTGGGGCGTGCCGGCGGTCAGCAGAAGGCGCCAGGTAAAGGGCAAGGAGAAGCAGGGGATCAGCCTGGTCAGGACTATTATGAAGCAGAAGTTTCGTTTGAGGAATTGGAAGAGAATTTCTACAGTCAGCTGGAGCTGCCGAATTTGGAGCAAAAAGATGAACAGCAGATGATTGTGACGGATATTGCATTTCATGACATCCGCAAGACAGGGCTTGTCGGTAATATCGACAAGAAACGTACGATGCTGGAGGCGTTCAAACGCAATGCTTTAAGCGGTACTGCAGCATTCGCTCCGATTTTTCCGGAGGATGTACGCTACAAAACCTGGGACGCGATTGAAAAACCGGATTCGAAGGCAGTGGTACTTGCCATGCTTGATACGAGCGGCAGTATGGGAAATTGGGAAAAGTATGTGGCAAGAAGCTTCTTCTTTTGGATGACAAGATTCCTGCGGACGAAATATGAAACAGTGGAAATTGAATTCATTGCCCATCATACAGAGGCGAATGTTGTCGATGAAGAGTCCTTTTTCTCCAAAGGGGAGAGCGGCGGGACGATCTGTTCCTCGGCTTACAGAAAAGCCTTGCAGTTAATAGACGAGAAGTATCCACCATCAGCTTATAATATTTACCCATTCCATTTTTCAGATGGCGACAACCTTACATCTGATAACAGCCGCTGCGTTGGACTGATCAATCAGCTAATCGAGAAATCAAGTATGTTCGGCTACGGAGAAGTCAACCAGTATAATCGCCATTCCACGCTTATGCAGATTTTCCGTAAGATGGATCATCCGAAATTCCGGTATTATGTGCTGCGGAAGAAAACGGATGTTTTCTACGCCATGCAGCGCTTCTTCTCGAACGAAGAGACAGAAATTTCCGTTTGA
- a CDS encoding ABC transporter ATP-binding protein translates to MKKNTTERRLFRYALSNKKTISIGLVCLLIAVVLELAGPLIAARIIDHHILGIEATWYEVEDETDKTVNYDGKTYVRSDEIQTKEDAIGEATILQIGRHFYFTDAVLTLDGSRSYENGTITVDSPEGIEEAEATRLSAGELYEFFSPQFQPIIILLIVYAALLFIAAIFQFWKTFLLQQASNKIVRTMRNDIFAHTQRVPINYYVDRPAGTIVARITNDTEAIRDLYERVLATFVTSFVYMAGIFVAMFFLNARLAAICLLVIPIFWAWMKVYKYFGTKYNKVVRKTVSEINGSINESIQGMPIIQAFNREKETKAEFEVLNTRNFNYQRKLMKLSALTSHNLVTVLRNLAFVAFIWYFGGAAATGGSIVTVGVLYAFVDYLNRLFNPVTDAVNQLPLLEQARVAASRVFQLLDQPGEDVDLEAKREKNRGEIEFDHVSFAYNDKDYVLKNLSFQVKSGQTAAFVGHTGSGKSSIMNLLFRFYDHQKGKITIDGIDTKEMSRQQVRSSMGIVLQDPFLFTGTILTNVTMNNPDISREMAIQALQAVGAEQFISKLPKQYDEPVKEGGSTLSMGERQLVSFARALAFNPSILILDEATANIDTETEAIIQRALDVLKQGRTTLVIAHRLSTIMHADQIFVLDHGKILEQGNHMSLLEKKGQYYQMYLMQQSGIKRSAG, encoded by the coding sequence ATGAAGAAAAACACCACGGAACGTAGACTGTTCCGATACGCTTTAAGCAATAAAAAAACGATCAGTATCGGTCTTGTCTGTTTGCTGATTGCAGTGGTACTGGAGCTGGCGGGTCCTTTAATAGCCGCAAGAATCATTGATCACCATATCCTTGGTATTGAAGCTACTTGGTATGAGGTAGAAGATGAAACCGATAAAACTGTAAATTACGATGGAAAAACTTATGTCCGGTCTGATGAAATACAAACGAAAGAAGATGCAATCGGTGAAGCAACGATTCTACAGATTGGCAGGCATTTTTATTTCACGGATGCGGTTTTGACTTTGGATGGTTCCAGATCATATGAGAATGGAACAATCACGGTTGATAGTCCCGAGGGGATTGAAGAAGCAGAAGCTACGAGACTTTCAGCAGGTGAGCTGTATGAATTTTTCAGTCCGCAGTTCCAGCCGATTATCATACTTCTGATTGTCTATGCAGCACTTCTATTCATCGCAGCTATATTCCAGTTTTGGAAGACGTTCCTGCTCCAGCAGGCTTCCAATAAAATTGTCCGTACGATGCGGAATGATATATTTGCCCATACGCAGCGTGTTCCGATCAATTATTATGTGGATCGGCCAGCAGGTACAATCGTGGCTCGGATCACAAACGATACGGAGGCAATCCGTGATCTATATGAAAGGGTGCTGGCAACCTTCGTTACGAGTTTCGTGTACATGGCTGGGATTTTCGTTGCGATGTTCTTCCTGAATGCCCGGCTTGCTGCTATCTGTTTGCTAGTCATTCCGATTTTCTGGGCTTGGATGAAAGTTTATAAGTATTTTGGTACTAAGTATAATAAAGTCGTCCGAAAAACAGTAAGTGAGATTAACGGCAGTATCAATGAATCGATACAGGGGATGCCGATCATCCAGGCGTTCAACAGAGAAAAAGAGACGAAAGCAGAATTCGAAGTCCTTAATACCCGGAACTTCAATTATCAGCGTAAGCTGATGAAGCTTAGCGCCTTAACCTCGCATAACTTAGTGACAGTGCTTCGTAATTTAGCTTTTGTTGCATTCATCTGGTATTTCGGCGGTGCTGCCGCAACAGGCGGCTCAATTGTTACCGTTGGTGTACTGTATGCCTTTGTAGATTACTTGAACCGCTTGTTTAATCCGGTTACAGATGCAGTGAACCAGCTGCCGCTTCTTGAGCAGGCCCGTGTTGCTGCTTCCCGGGTATTCCAGCTGCTTGATCAGCCGGGTGAAGATGTGGATTTGGAGGCTAAACGGGAGAAAAACCGTGGAGAGATCGAATTCGATCATGTCAGCTTTGCATATAATGATAAAGATTATGTCTTAAAGAATCTTAGCTTCCAAGTGAAAAGCGGCCAGACAGCAGCCTTTGTTGGTCATACTGGTTCTGGGAAAAGTTCTATCATGAATTTACTATTCCGGTTTTATGATCACCAAAAGGGTAAAATAACGATCGATGGAATCGATACAAAAGAAATGTCACGCCAGCAGGTTCGCAGCAGTATGGGAATTGTACTGCAGGATCCATTCCTTTTTACCGGTACTATTTTGACGAATGTGACGATGAACAATCCGGATATTTCTCGGGAAATGGCAATCCAGGCATTGCAAGCAGTAGGAGCGGAGCAATTCATTTCCAAGCTTCCAAAACAGTATGATGAACCGGTCAAGGAAGGCGGCTCCACACTTTCTATGGGAGAGCGCCAGCTGGTTTCCTTTGCGAGGGCTTTGGCTTTCAATCCGTCTATCCTAATCCTTGATGAAGCAACAGCCAATATCGATACGGAAACAGAAGCGATTATCCAACGGGCTTTGGATGTACTCAAACAGGGCAGAACGACATTGGTTATTGCGCATCGGCTTTCGACCATTATGCATGCTGACCAGATTTTTGTCCTGGATCACGGGAAGATATTGGAACAAGGCAATCATATGTCCCTATTGGAGAAAAAGGGACAATATTATCAGATGTATTTAATGCAGCAGAGCGGCATCAAACGTTCTGCCGGTTAA
- a CDS encoding carbonic anhydrase, whose product MLLDDILAHNQKFVEDKAYAQYETDKFPSKKAVILTCMDARLLELLPKAVNLKNGDAKIIQNAGAMLVDTSDSAMKSILVAIHALKGEEVFVIGHKDCGMHHLHGSDMLEQIGKQGGDVETYLRQSSSEDIANTWFDGFNSVEESVESSASLIANHPLLPKQVPVHALVIDPATGELTVIRNGYEKTN is encoded by the coding sequence ATGTTATTAGATGACATCTTGGCTCATAACCAAAAATTCGTAGAAGACAAAGCATATGCACAGTATGAAACGGACAAGTTTCCTTCCAAAAAAGCTGTCATTCTAACTTGTATGGATGCCCGCTTGCTGGAATTGCTGCCTAAGGCAGTCAATTTGAAGAACGGAGATGCAAAAATCATTCAGAATGCTGGCGCAATGCTCGTTGACACTTCTGACAGTGCCATGAAAAGTATCTTAGTAGCAATCCATGCCTTAAAAGGCGAAGAAGTCTTCGTAATCGGCCACAAAGACTGCGGTATGCACCATTTGCATGGCTCTGATATGCTGGAACAAATCGGAAAGCAGGGCGGAGATGTTGAGACATACTTACGTCAATCATCAAGCGAAGATATTGCAAATACATGGTTCGATGGTTTTAACAGCGTGGAGGAATCTGTAGAAAGCAGTGCATCCTTGATTGCAAATCATCCATTGCTTCCTAAACAGGTACCAGTACATGCGCTTGTAATCGATCCAGCAACTGGAGAATTGACTGTCATCCGCAACGGATACGAAAAAACCAACTGA
- a CDS encoding ABC transporter ATP-binding protein produces MFDVLKKLDWFFLKYWKRYTIAIIALIIASLIGLIPPMLIGQTIDEINYNSLTTERLWQVIGLFLLLIVLHYVISYVWDYTLFSGSAILERLMRSKLMGHFFRMTPTFFDKKKVGDLMAQGTNDLRAIYLTSGFGVLTLVDSSIFMLMIIGIMGFSISWELTLVALIPMPIMAIVMHKYGEAINERFTEAQEAFGNLNNEVLESIRGIRVTRAFVQEKQDEKRFQNMTEDVYQKNIKVAKIDALFEPTMKILVGLSYTIGIGYGALLVFRNEITLGNLVSFNMYLGMLIWPMFAVGELINVLQRGNASLDRVNTTLDYPADVKDPSQPADKEKPGDIVFDSLSFRYPGNDTERLQNITLEIKQGTTLGVVGKTGAGKSTLFKQLLRQYPPGEGRLLLGGTPIDQFTLEKTRSWIGYVPQEQILFSKTIRENIRYGKHDASDEEIFRVMELAHFLTDIQSLPEGLDTKVGESGVTLSGGQKQRVALARAFIKNPEVLILDDSMSAVDGKTEANIIEHLKTERQEKTTIIAAHRLSAVKHAEQIIVLDAGKIIEQGTHEELLALNGWYASQYYLQQLEDKEVISS; encoded by the coding sequence ATGTTTGATGTATTGAAAAAGCTGGATTGGTTCTTCCTGAAATATTGGAAGCGATATACGATTGCAATTATCGCTCTTATTATTGCAAGTCTGATCGGGTTGATTCCGCCGATGCTGATCGGTCAGACCATCGATGAGATTAACTATAACTCTTTGACGACAGAAAGGCTTTGGCAAGTCATCGGTTTATTTCTCTTGCTGATCGTCTTACACTACGTCATTTCTTATGTATGGGATTACACGCTTTTCAGTGGTTCCGCAATTCTGGAGCGGTTGATGCGTTCCAAGCTGATGGGACATTTCTTCCGTATGACGCCTACATTTTTTGATAAGAAAAAAGTAGGTGATCTGATGGCTCAAGGTACAAATGATTTAAGAGCCATTTATCTGACGAGCGGTTTCGGGGTGCTAACCTTGGTCGACTCGAGCATCTTCATGCTGATGATCATTGGAATCATGGGATTTTCAATCAGCTGGGAGCTGACTTTAGTCGCTCTTATCCCGATGCCTATCATGGCTATCGTGATGCATAAATACGGGGAAGCAATCAATGAACGCTTCACAGAAGCTCAGGAAGCCTTCGGAAACCTGAATAATGAAGTGTTGGAATCGATCCGCGGCATTCGTGTCACCCGGGCGTTCGTTCAGGAAAAACAAGATGAGAAACGATTCCAGAATATGACAGAGGATGTCTATCAGAAGAATATCAAGGTAGCTAAAATCGATGCGTTGTTCGAGCCGACAATGAAAATCCTAGTTGGACTTTCCTATACAATCGGCATCGGCTATGGCGCTTTGCTCGTCTTCCGGAATGAAATCACGCTAGGTAATTTAGTGTCATTCAATATGTATCTAGGCATGCTGATTTGGCCGATGTTTGCGGTAGGGGAACTAATCAACGTCCTGCAGCGGGGCAATGCTTCCCTGGACCGTGTCAATACGACACTAGATTATCCTGCCGATGTAAAAGATCCTTCACAGCCTGCTGATAAGGAAAAGCCAGGAGATATCGTTTTCGATTCCTTGAGCTTCCGCTATCCAGGGAATGATACAGAACGCCTTCAAAATATCACCCTTGAAATCAAACAGGGAACAACTCTTGGTGTTGTCGGTAAGACTGGTGCGGGTAAGTCGACTCTGTTCAAGCAGCTGCTTCGGCAATATCCGCCAGGAGAAGGCAGATTGCTTCTGGGAGGTACGCCGATCGATCAGTTTACATTGGAAAAGACACGCAGCTGGATCGGTTATGTACCGCAGGAACAGATTCTCTTCTCTAAAACAATCAGAGAGAACATCCGATATGGAAAACATGATGCATCTGATGAAGAGATATTCCGCGTAATGGAACTTGCGCATTTTCTTACAGATATTCAGAGTCTGCCGGAAGGACTGGATACAAAAGTTGGCGAGAGCGGTGTAACGCTTTCTGGAGGCCAGAAGCAGCGCGTAGCCCTTGCACGTGCTTTTATAAAAAATCCTGAAGTGCTGATCCTCGATGATTCGATGAGTGCGGTCGATGGCAAGACTGAAGCAAATATTATTGAACATTTGAAAACAGAGCGCCAGGAAAAAACCACAATCATTGCAGCTCACCGTCTTTCAGCTGTTAAGCATGCAGAACAGATTATTGTGCTGGATGCGGGAAAAATCATAGAACAGGGCACGCATGAAGAACTTTTGGCTTTAAACGGCTGGTATGCTAGTCAGTATTACTTGCAGCAGCTAGAGGATAAGGAGGTTATCTCCTCATGA
- a CDS encoding GerAB/ArcD/ProY family transporter — protein sequence MAVSDTKQKITLSQLAYIFIQSQIGVDILNLSTVLHKAAGADGWIPLLIGGVISTVFVVMVLHISKRYPGEGLFDILRSSFGKPLGNVAGFGYYVYFLVVAIYLLTSYGELINQWLLPETPILILYLLLLVSALYTISGGLTVIAKVFTFFTVILFLISVLFLFGFVDAKFIYMLPIGQASFSGYMEGIRVTIYSLSSYMLLLLFVPYAKGDFKQKTRTLIGANLIVLLFYLYTVIISFAHFGSDQIEHVSQPVLYMLRTADSVIITRIDIFVLAMWTVFAMTAFAAYLYGAERAFAKIPKPKKKMLNVYTASIIVLAVSYWGGLNEKHIRSIINFQDLITEYFTIYIPILLFLLSFLRRKDKKKGVAQ from the coding sequence ATGGCAGTAAGTGACACGAAGCAGAAAATCACCTTATCCCAACTTGCTTATATCTTTATCCAAAGCCAGATTGGCGTCGATATTTTGAATCTGTCCACTGTGCTGCATAAAGCAGCCGGGGCGGATGGCTGGATTCCCTTACTTATCGGTGGTGTGATTTCCACTGTCTTCGTAGTAATGGTATTGCATATTAGCAAACGTTATCCTGGTGAAGGTTTGTTCGATATACTAAGAAGCAGCTTTGGGAAGCCGTTAGGCAATGTAGCCGGATTCGGCTATTATGTTTATTTTCTTGTTGTTGCGATATACCTTCTGACGTCTTACGGGGAACTGATCAACCAATGGCTGCTACCGGAAACGCCGATCCTGATACTTTACCTGCTCTTGCTCGTTAGTGCGCTTTATACTATTTCGGGTGGATTAACTGTCATTGCCAAGGTATTCACCTTTTTCACGGTTATTCTGTTTCTTATTTCCGTATTGTTTCTATTCGGTTTTGTGGATGCAAAGTTCATTTACATGCTGCCGATCGGCCAGGCCTCCTTTTCAGGTTATATGGAAGGGATACGTGTCACCATTTATTCGTTGAGCAGTTATATGCTGTTATTGCTGTTTGTACCTTATGCAAAAGGTGATTTTAAACAAAAAACGCGGACATTGATCGGTGCAAACTTAATTGTGCTCCTGTTCTACTTATATACAGTCATCATTTCCTTTGCACATTTTGGATCGGATCAGATTGAACATGTCTCACAGCCTGTTCTTTATATGCTGCGAACTGCTGATTCTGTCATTATTACAAGGATCGATATCTTTGTGCTTGCGATGTGGACGGTTTTCGCTATGACAGCTTTTGCTGCGTATCTGTATGGTGCAGAAAGGGCTTTCGCTAAAATACCGAAGCCGAAGAAGAAGATGCTGAATGTATATACAGCTTCCATCATCGTTCTTGCTGTTTCCTACTGGGGAGGACTAAATGAGAAGCATATCAGAAGTATCATTAATTTCCAAGATTTAATTACAGAATACTTCACCATATATATTCCGATTTTACTATTCCTTCTATCTTTCTTGCGCCGAAAGGATAAGAAAAAGGGGGTAGCACAATGA
- a CDS encoding Ger(x)C family spore germination protein, whose product MKKLTMILLSCMLILPGCWDTREFKEVKMGISAAYDLTEDGVYTNTILIPNVQNSAQGPGQESTQFLTATGNTPSEARTNIDRRLSSTYSPTQLDVLLFGDKLARQDIYPYVDAYYRDPRMHLDVVPVVVKGNAEQALKVVPKSETRPSEYIEGIVESEVETTNTLETSLQAIGSELYEEGEDFSLPLLQVGDGGKTVSYEGLALFHKSSYTGKDIPFEHTTLFLLMKKVKGKVARITTKIFDGRKPEPDNYTTINIEDYSSKIKSKPDKQNKVRTDITLNLTVMIQEYPQDHLALKDLPEVKKNLEQALTDQANETIKIIQDANSDVFGIGRSMYGHYPSQWEKLDWEKDFKEIKIVPHVTVNIRSRGIFR is encoded by the coding sequence ATGAAAAAGCTGACTATGATACTGCTAAGCTGCATGCTTATATTGCCTGGCTGCTGGGATACTAGGGAATTCAAGGAAGTGAAGATGGGCATTTCTGCTGCCTATGATTTGACAGAGGATGGTGTTTATACGAATACCATACTCATACCGAATGTACAGAATAGCGCACAAGGACCGGGACAGGAATCAACCCAATTTCTAACGGCAACCGGAAATACTCCCTCGGAAGCAAGAACGAACATCGATAGACGGTTATCATCGACTTATAGTCCGACACAGCTTGATGTTCTTCTTTTTGGAGATAAGCTTGCCCGACAAGACATCTATCCATATGTTGATGCCTATTACCGCGATCCGAGGATGCATCTTGATGTGGTGCCAGTGGTAGTGAAGGGTAATGCAGAACAAGCGCTGAAAGTAGTTCCTAAATCCGAGACGCGTCCGAGTGAATATATAGAAGGAATAGTCGAATCGGAAGTAGAAACAACAAATACTCTTGAGACCAGTTTGCAAGCGATCGGTTCCGAACTTTATGAAGAGGGGGAAGACTTCAGCTTACCGCTCTTACAAGTCGGGGATGGGGGGAAAACAGTGTCTTATGAAGGGTTGGCGCTGTTCCATAAATCAAGTTATACCGGTAAGGATATTCCTTTCGAACATACGACGCTCTTTTTACTGATGAAGAAGGTGAAAGGTAAAGTTGCTCGTATTACTACTAAAATATTTGATGGGAGGAAGCCGGAACCAGATAACTATACGACCATTAATATTGAGGATTATTCCAGTAAAATCAAGTCAAAGCCAGATAAGCAGAACAAAGTAAGGACCGATATAACATTGAATCTGACTGTAATGATTCAAGAATATCCACAGGATCATCTTGCTTTGAAAGATTTACCTGAGGTCAAAAAAAATCTGGAACAGGCATTGACTGACCAAGCAAATGAAACGATTAAGATAATCCAAGATGCGAATAGCGATGTGTTCGGAATCGGCCGAAGCATGTATGGTCATTATCCATCACAATGGGAGAAGCTTGATTGGGAAAAGGATTTCAAAGAAATAAAAATTGTTCCTCATGTGACTGTAAACATCCGTTCACGCGGAATTTTCAGATAA
- a CDS encoding spore germination protein, producing MGFFKQKKNQPVQEKVIREDKMPPHQSTVSLEKNIRYIQEEMKNSADLKVRLLPGNKQAMVYLDDITDPDKIQRYIFVPLMEMDGNIQRVKDREESEDLNKAVSALLEGKAVYLVEGDATCYFFNVQQNVTRAIMEPMNEKVIKGSHDGFNEDIKQNINLIRRRIQHRNLTIKKQTVGDYTESEIALVYVDGIVNPGVVNELETRVKNISSDALLSAGAFSEYIEDRTYSIFPQFLSTERPDKTVAQLMEGRIAILFANNPTCLIAPVTFFAFYQSPDDYNTRWLVATYIRLIRLFSFILAITLPSFYIAVVGFHFEVIPEALISPVLGAIRDIAYPPIVEAVLMVIVIELIRESGIRLPSPIGSTIGIVGGLVIGDAIVTAGLVSNLMVIVIALTSLASFVVPSNEMSDSLRILTFPLIILSSVLGFIGIAFGLLMVLIHLCRMESLGLSYFTPIQFRDLKDTVIRVPQFLMKRRPEQLGSPRPYKSNELSDENGSK from the coding sequence ATGGGTTTTTTCAAACAGAAGAAGAACCAGCCAGTACAAGAAAAAGTCATACGTGAAGACAAGATGCCGCCGCATCAATCCACAGTATCACTAGAGAAGAACATCCGTTATATCCAGGAAGAAATGAAGAATTCGGCTGATCTAAAAGTCCGGCTGCTTCCAGGCAATAAACAAGCGATGGTTTACTTGGATGACATTACAGATCCGGATAAAATACAACGATATATATTCGTGCCGCTAATGGAAATGGATGGGAATATTCAAAGAGTTAAAGATCGGGAAGAAAGTGAAGATCTCAATAAAGCCGTTTCTGCACTTTTGGAAGGTAAAGCTGTTTATTTAGTAGAAGGGGATGCTACATGCTACTTCTTCAATGTTCAGCAAAATGTGACCCGGGCTATCATGGAGCCGATGAACGAAAAGGTTATCAAAGGGTCGCATGATGGTTTCAATGAAGATATCAAGCAGAATATCAACCTCATTCGCCGCCGCATTCAGCATCGGAATCTAACAATTAAGAAGCAGACGGTAGGCGATTATACAGAGTCTGAAATTGCTTTAGTTTATGTGGATGGCATAGTCAATCCTGGAGTAGTGAATGAACTAGAAACAAGGGTGAAAAATATCAGCAGTGATGCACTACTGAGTGCAGGGGCCTTCAGTGAATATATCGAAGATCGCACGTATAGTATCTTTCCGCAGTTTTTGAGTACTGAGCGGCCCGATAAAACTGTTGCACAATTGATGGAAGGCAGAATTGCGATTCTTTTTGCTAACAATCCTACATGCCTAATTGCTCCGGTTACTTTCTTTGCCTTTTATCAATCGCCGGATGATTATAATACACGCTGGCTCGTAGCAACTTATATTCGTTTAATTCGCTTGTTCAGTTTTATTCTGGCTATAACATTGCCTTCTTTCTATATAGCAGTAGTCGGCTTTCATTTTGAAGTGATTCCGGAAGCACTTATTTCCCCTGTACTGGGTGCTATTCGGGATATTGCTTATCCGCCAATTGTAGAAGCCGTTCTGATGGTAATCGTCATTGAACTGATACGGGAATCCGGTATTAGGCTCCCGTCACCGATTGGATCTACAATTGGTATTGTCGGCGGTCTTGTTATCGGTGATGCGATTGTTACAGCAGGATTGGTATCCAATTTGATGGTAATCGTCATTGCCCTCACTTCTCTGGCTTCCTTTGTTGTGCCGTCGAATGAAATGAGTGATTCGCTAAGGATCCTGACATTCCCGCTGATCATCCTGAGCTCTGTTCTCGGCTTTATCGGGATTGCTTTTGGTTTACTGATGGTTCTGATCCATCTTTGCCGGATGGAATCGTTGGGACTTAGCTATTTTACGCCTATCCAGTTCCGGGATTTAAAAGATACAGTAATCCGAGTACCGCAATTTTTAATGAAGCGCCGCCCAGAGCAATTAGGATCACCACGTCCATACAAGTCCAATGAACTGAGTGATGAAAATGGCAGTAAGTGA